From a region of the Salmo trutta chromosome 10, fSalTru1.1, whole genome shotgun sequence genome:
- the LOC115201341 gene encoding ribosomal L1 domain-containing protein 1 codes for MREPYSLNLQSKKLALDIQGATISISKKGCCCMACVAHSGMAADEIAENIDSAVSTIVTKLRMKEPLIKIIHLKSQSVALPIYTSNLTLIEETQKQTRAAMDAKEKCKQTEVCKERTEAYRKELWC; via the exons aTGAG GGAGCCTTATTCATTGAACCTGCAGAGCAAGAAGCTGGCCTTGGACATCCAGGGAGCAACAATCTCCATTTCTAAGAAAGGCTGCTGCTG CATGGCTTGTGTGGCCCACTCTGGGATGGCTGCAGATGAAATAGCAGAGAATATTGATTCAGCTGTCAGCACCATCGTGACAAAACTACGTATG AAAGAACCATTGATAAAGATCATCCACTTGAAAAGCCAATCAGTGGCTCTGCCCATCTACACCTCTAACCTGACCCTGATAGaggaaacacagaaacagaccCGCGCAGCCATGGATGCCAAG GAAAAATGCAAGCAAACAGAAGTCTGCAAGGAAAGAACAGAAGCCTACAGAAAAGAACTCTGGTGCTGA